The genomic segment TGCTGTTAAGGGGAAATCCGGTTGGATAGTTAATATACTATTCGTTGTCCAAACATAGTTTGCCGATATACTCGGGCTAATAGATAAAGCGGCCAGGGTGGCTGATTCATTCATGGCATGTGAAAAATTGATTACGATCGTGTTTTGAGTAGGATTTCCCATACATGCATTACTAATACTTGTTGAAAAGAAATTAGTCATAGTCGCTGATCCGGCATTACAAGCTGCACTTGTACCAGCATAGGTGAACATTCCGGATATTTCCGGATTCACTCCTGCTGTTGATGAATCTCCGATGGAAATGGAAGCGCTAAAAGGATTCTTGAGATCTAATCCATTTTTATCTTCGCAGTTCTTCGTTACGGTGAACGTGTAGGTTCCGGCATTTAATGCGGAAGAAGGGACAAAAGTGAGAATTGTTCCATTTAAATCATCGAAAAATCCAGTGGTAGTAGGGGACATGCTGAACCCAATCCTACAACTTTGCATATTCATTTCTCGATCAAAGGCGACGCTGAATCTTTGGCTTGATGGTAAACCGGAGCTTCCTGAAATAGGGCTACTAAATATTACGTTAGGCGGTTCATCTCCCCAGAAGCTAGGTAGTCCTAACATTTTTTGGCCTAAATCTTGACAGCCTATAGTAAAAATATTTCCAAGGGATATTGCAAAAAATAGAAAGAAAGATAAATTATATTTTTTCAATGTTTTGTTTTCGCTTTGATTTCTCATTTGATTACTCCAGCCTATTTCAGGGAATTATTGTTTTCCCTTCGTTAGATTCGCTATTATCGAATTTCCTTTTCCTTTTTCGTAGGACAGGAATTTATGAAGGCCTACTTCGTCTTTAGTTACGTGCGCATATTCGTAACAAGTAGTGGCGAATCCAGCCAGTGCCTCGGTGAGTTCTTCTTGCGCCTTGACTAATTCCAATTCTGAATTGATCAGATCTTCCTTCTTTGTATGGCCACTGCCATGTTTTGCAGAAGCAACCTTGATCGATTCCCATTGTAGGTTCACTCTCGAATTTGCGATCTTGATCAATTCCCAGGATTGATTCAGGCGATCAACGGTCTTCTTGATCTCGAATCCAATCTGGTTTTCCATATTTTTATAATTTAAAAGTGCCTCTGCAAATTGGATCTCGCCTTCAACTACCTTTCGGGATTGGGCAAGATTTTCGAAAAGTTTTACCGTAGTTGAGTTATAGCTGTTTGTTCCGGCTCCTACAGTTTGATTTCCGAATCCAGGATAAGTTTGGATACCTGTTCCATCTTTCTGAACGCCTAGATTCCCATTTGATAAAACGCTACTGCTTCCGAAAGGAAAGACCAAGTTGAAGTTCAATCCGTATGCATCGTGTTGGAATGCATTATTATTGCCATTTCGCCCTGCATATCCGCCTAAATATAGTTTAGGCATATAATAATTATCAGCGATCTCTTTTTCGTTTTTGACCTTCTTAACTATCAATTGCATTTTTTTGAGATCTTCTCTTTCTTCTCTGGCTTTGGCAATTGCAAGATCTAAGTCGGTTTGTGGCTGGTTCATTACGAAATCGAAAAGTAAACTTTCTTCCAATTCGATCTCGACATAATAGTCCAAGTTCATGGCTTGCTTTAGATCCATGAGGGTTTGGCTTTTTTCCGTCTTATTTTTTTGAAGATTGAACTCGGCTTGTTTAAGTTTACTTTCTATCTCCATCAATTGGATTTTAGTAATAAACCCTTGTTTGAGCTCGATTTGGCCCTTTTTCAAGGATTCCTGCATTTTATTTACTGTGGTTTGTCCTACGAATACCTTTGCCCCTGCCGCTAAAGCCTTAAAATACGCCTTTTGGATCTCCAATTTTACTTTAGATAAATTGATCTTAAAATCCTGCTCATTCATCAGGTCGGCGAGCTTAGCAATTTCTAAATTTAAGTTAGCCTCTCCACCGTCAAAGATCAGCTGTTGGACCGTTAGTCGGATATCGTTGTATATATTGTCTTGGGAACCTATATTTTGATTTCTAAGACCAAAATACTGTACACCGAATTTAGGAAGAAATTCCCTCCATCTTTCAGTGATCATCATTTTGGTGACATCCTTTCTGGCTTCTAATACCTTTAAGATTACATTGTTAGTTGTTCCGATCCAGACTGCTTTTTCTAAAGATAGGCTGATCAGTTTGTCTTGGCTTTGATTGAGAGAATCGGATTTAGGAAATAAATGATATGGAAGAATAAATACAAGAAAGAGGCAGGCTGTCTTGAGAACGTATCGATTCATTTTCTTTTTATCTCTATCCAAAGACAAACGCGAGTCGGCCATTCCTTTGCCGGAAGAACGAAAAAATGACTGAAATGCCTTTTTGGCAATATTCAAATCATAGTTTATGTGAATTCACCTCAAAAATGTCTAATTGTTTGAATTTTCATAATGTTGTTTTTAGTCAAGTGCAAGTACCTTAGAAATTGTTTTTATATGTGAATATTGATTCCGCTAGTAAACTTTCCAAGCCTTGTGAGATTCATATCCCATCTGAGGGATGGAAATGCGCTTAACGATGCTTTTTTGATGCTTAATTTAGATGAAAAGGTTCCTAAAAAATTATTTTATTACTTAACTGATAAGCGAAATGTGAAATAATTTTTTTTTTTCAATTTTCTGATCCTAAGATCGATCTCTCTTACTTGCATTTCTAATTTAGATTTCTGGATGAACTGATCTGGAAAAATGGAATGCGGATTCCGTTTTCACTTGTTATCTCAAATGAAGTATATCATTACTTTGGCCTTTTTCGAAAACATTCTTGACTAGTGTTGCCACAATTTCCATGGTCAATGACATAGTGACTCGAATCTTTCTAAAATGGATAGAGAAGGCATGAGCTCCGCACTCGTTATGCGTCATGTTTTACTTACGATCTGTATTCTTCTTTCTATCGGATGTGAAAGAAAGGGTACTGATTGGAGCATTTTAGGTTTATTTGTAGGTAACGTAAATTCTTCAGGGATTTATCGTCCTGTTACCAATCCTTTTGATCCTGGCGATTCTGTAAGCCTTAACGGGTCTTTGGGGGGCCAAACAGGCTCTGTTGTTTCAGTCGATGGCAGTAATTCCACACTAGGTATTTCTACCTCGGGTTCGAATTTTCCGGATATTTTCTTTATATTCGGTAGTGATGGAGTTCCGAATTCGGTGGATGTGAATGGGGATGGAGTTCCGGATTATTATTTGTGTTATCGTGCGAACGGTTCCTATGAACTTATGACAGCGATAAACTGTGGTGGCAATTCCGTAAAAGTCATTCCGGGGCAAGGGTACGATACGAATGGGGATGGAATTGCGGATAATTCTATTTTAGCTAGTGTAAGTTCGGATTCTATTCCACCTGCTTCTACAATTTCTCCTAGTCCATCTACTTACGGTTCAGCCTTGAGTGTGACGATTGCTTGCAGCGATAACGTGGCCCCTGGTAATATTGTTTATACTCTGAATGGAAATACTCCGAGTCTTTTTCCTGTGGAAGGCACTGTATCTAATCCTTCTAGACGAAGTTTTCTTTTGGGTTCAGGAGGAGACGGCACTTATACCGTGAAATTTAAATGTAGGGACCTGGCAGGCTTAGAGGAAAGTATACAGACTGTAAATTATATAATCAATCATTCTGTCCCAGACGTTACGATCTCTTCTCCGAATACTTACTATATAAGTACAAAATCGAACGCAATCTCTTCTAGTACTTTCACCTGGTCTTCTAACCAATCGGGAAATTATACGATTCGCAAAAATGCAAGTAATTGTTCTAGTGGGACAATTGTGGAAAACGGTTCCGTTTTAGCGGGAGTAAACAAAACTTTTTCCGTTAATGCAAATACTTTGAATTTAGGTTCTAACTCATTCTATGTTTGTTTAGTCGCCGCATATACCGGTTTCAAATCCATTTCGATTACTCGAGATGATACTTCTCCTTCGACATCCGCTTCTCCCGGTGGAGGAAGTTATGGTGCAAATCAAAACGTTAGTTTATCTTGCACGGAAAATTCGGCAAGCCAATGTTTGATCGCTTATTCTATTAATGCAGCAGATCCTGTGATTGATGTTTCGAATGGCACTGTAACTAGTGGAACCGCTTATAGCAGTTCGATCTCTATTCCTACGGATACTGCGGTTGCTTTGAAGTTTATAGCTTCCGACGGAGCGGGAAATTTATCAACTTTGCAGACCGCGAATTATTATATCAATACTAGTGTGGCTAATGTTACTACAAATAGTTTTAGCCCAGCGAGTTTATCCGTGAATTCCAGCGCGAACCAAAGTGTTACTTGGGTTTCAGACCAAGATGGAATTTATTCCATTAAAAAAGGATTAAATTGTACGAGCGGAACTTCTGTGGGTGGAACGAATAGTGCGGGAACTGTGACTGCAGGGAATTCTGTAACTAGTACGATCTTAAATTCTTATTTATCAGATGGAGCAAATACTATTTGGATCTGCGTTGCAAATGCGGTAATAGAACCTCAGTATGGAAGCACGTCCTTTTCCGTTACAAAAGATAGTGTTTTGCCTACTGTAAGTTCAGTTACTCCTGCTAATTTGAGCACGAATTATTCTCCGTCTACCGCAAGGATCTCGATCCAATTCAGCAAAAGTATGAATACTAGTTATTCTGCTACTGCGACAGGTTCTACATATTCTAATCCTTGTTATCCGGCTCCTACGTCACCGACATTGAGCCTTTATGTTTATGATGGTGCAAACTGGGATTGTTTGGATTTCAAAGCCAAGTTTACTTGGACGGATTCTAACAATTTGCAAATCGATCTTTCTTGGATCCAATTCCCGGAGAATTCAAAACTGACTTGGACTCTTTCCAAATCTAGTGTTCAAGATATTTCTGGAAATCCTTTAGCTGTTGATGTTCAAAAGACATTCTCTACCGGGCTAGGAACTCAATTTTTCTCTCCTTTGAAAACGGGACAGACCAGTTGTTGGGATAGTAATGGAAATTTGAATCCTTGCGTTAGTACTTACCAAGACGGTCTTACTCAATACGGAGCGACTCGAAGTTATTCTATTAATTATAATTCAGGTTATATCGCAGATGCGATCACTGTTGATTCCACTACAGGACTTACTTGGAGAACTTGTCCGGAGGGTTATAAGTCTTCTCTAGACGGTTCGAATAATACAAGTTGTGTAGAGATCGCTAGTTCGGAAGTGACTACCGAATTGTCTAGTTGCTACGGAACCGATTCAAATAATTCCAATAAGCCATTATGCTCTTGGGCCTTTTATGATTTTCAGAATTCCAACAGTTTGAATCATATTTCTGCTGTAAACGCATGCTCCTATCTAAACTCTCTTCATAGTAACGCAGGTTTTGCAGGAATTACGAATTGGAGATTACCGAATCAAAAGGAATTGGAAACCTTGGTTTCTTACGGCTCTTCTTCGGGGTTCCCAAGTATTGTCTCTTCTGCTTTTCCGAATAGTTTATCGGATTATTTCTGGTCTTCTACCTTAAGGATGTCCAATCAGTATTACGATTGGGGAGTGAATTTCAATTACGGATCCTCAGATTCTTTTGTTCGGGGAAATTCGTACAAGGTTCGTTGTGTTTCCGGTTCTCCTAGTCTTTCTCGTTCCATTTCTTCATTAGGGAACGGAACTGTTCGAGACGTTTCTTCAGGCTTAGTTTGGCAGCAATGTAGTGCCGGTCTTTCTAGTTCTTCTTCCGCTTGTGATACAGGCTCCGCAGTTAAATATAATTGGGACAATGCGATGAACTATTGCGCCAATTTAACTTTAGCTAGTCGTTCCTGGAGATTGCCGAATATAACTGAATTGAACAGTTTGGTGGATCGATCTTTTAGCGGAGCCTATGCCATCGATCAGAGCTTATTTCCAAATACTAAAAATTCTTATTATTGGACTTCCACGTCTTACGCCCCTTCTCCTGGGAATGCTTGGACGGTCTTTTTCCAAAATGGAAATACGACTCCATTCTCTGCTAAGACAAGCGTTTTAGGCTATGTTAGATGTGTCGCTACGGGGCCATGATATTTATGTTTTTATTATATAGAAATTTCAAGAATTTGTTCGCCGGTTTGTTTTCCGGAAAAGGGGCGTTACGTGGATTCGGATTTGCACCTCTGTTACTTCTATTCGTTTTTTATACAAATTGTGGAATAGATCCAGGAATTTCCAGGATGGCTTTATTCAATGCATTAAGAATGTTTTTGGGAATGCCTGGCCCTAATAATTCTTCAAATCCTCCTAGTAATCCAGGTATCGTTCTTTCTCCGGGGCAAGGAGTAGATCTGAACGGTAATGGAGGTAGTACGAATGGGGTTGTAGTGGACCCAAGTGGTAACGGTTCGACTCAAGGAATTTCTATTACTGGCAACGGAGTTCCTCAACTAATCATTATTAATGATGCTGATGGGAATCCGTATGCGGTAGATACAAACGGAAACGGGACAATCGATTATTATCTTTGTGCTCATGCTGACGGAAGTATCACTTTAAGTACCGGGCTTAATTGTTCCGGGAATCAGGTCACGATCTATCCTGGGTTGGGATACGACGAGAATGGAGATGGAGTAATAGATAATCCGATTCTGGCACAAATTGCGGGCGATGCAATGGCTCCTATTTCCTCAATTACTCCTAGTCCAGGAATTTATGGTGGAGCCCAAAAAGTTGTTATTACATGTAGTGATAACCTAGCCCCAGGTAATATTGTTTATACTTTGGATAATTCTTCGCCGGATTTTTCTCCAAATGGAACGGTAGTCAATCCGCCTAAAACTTCTTTTACTGTAGGTGGATTCGGAGAAGGTACATACACGGTAAAATTCCGTTGTAGGGATTTGGCGGGAAATCTTGAGGGAGAACAATCCGCTACTTATACGGTTAATTTTAATCTTCCGAACGTTAGTATGACCACTAGTCCCGCGAATAATTATTTGAGCGGACAAACAGGAGCCATCTCATCATTAACCTACGAGTGGACTTCCAATCAAGCCGGTAATTTTTCCATTCGCAGAGGTGGAACAGGTTGTGGCGACGGCTCTATTCTTTCGTCAGGCACAGTAAGTGCAAATATTACGAATTCTTTAACTATTAATGCGAGTTCTCTTTCGATTGGTTCGAATACTATCTATGTTTGCGTAACTGCAGGCTTTACCGGTCAGACGAGTTTTTCGGTGGTCCGAGATGATACTCCTCCAATAGTCACTCCTTCTCCTGGGGCAGGTAATTATGGTAAGACCCAAAGTATTACTTTAGGTTGCGCTGATCTAGCTAGTACGGATTGTGCCGGCGTTGTTTATACCTTAGATAACTCCAGTCCGGTAGTATCTGGCATTACTGGGACGATTACAAACGGTATCTCTTATTCTAGCGGAATCCCTTTGAATAATGGGGATAATTTTACGGTTAAATATGTAGGTAGGGATAAGGCAGGCAACTTAAGTTCTATTACTTCTGCGGCATACTCGGTAAATACAAGTACAGCGACAGTTTCCGTTACCTCGACTACTCCTGCTTTAGTTTATAATAATTTAATTATAGATAATAGTTCCAGTCCTCAGGTTTCGTGGTCGGCTACGGGTAATAAGGCAGGATATTCACTGTTCCTAAAGAAAAGTAATGCCTGCACAGTTTGTTTGGCGAATGATACAAATAATTGCCCAGAAAACTATTATAAAGATACTTCAGGCGTTTTTTATTCGACTGCAGGAGATTGTTTCTGTAGTAACGGGACTTCTTTGATCGGTGCGAATACCAATGCAAGCGGTTCCTTCTCAGTAAGCGATCCTGCTACGGTTCCTGTTATTAGTAGTGTTGATCCTTTAAATTTCTCCTTAGGCAAGAATACTCTTTTAATCTGTGTGAATAATGCGGCAGCGGGTTATGGTCCTCAATACGGTAGTTCTGAGTTGATTGTTTGGAAAGATCTTCAGGATCCACAGTCCAGTACGATCAGTCCTGCAGTTAACGCGCAGGCAGTGAATCCGAATCCTTCTAAGTTGCAGATCTCTTTTAGCGAGCCTATGTCGAATAACGT from the Leptospira andrefontaineae genome contains:
- a CDS encoding TolC family protein, whose translation is MADSRLSLDRDKKKMNRYVLKTACLFLVFILPYHLFPKSDSLNQSQDKLISLSLEKAVWIGTTNNVILKVLEARKDVTKMMITERWREFLPKFGVQYFGLRNQNIGSQDNIYNDIRLTVQQLIFDGGEANLNLEIAKLADLMNEQDFKINLSKVKLEIQKAYFKALAAGAKVFVGQTTVNKMQESLKKGQIELKQGFITKIQLMEIESKLKQAEFNLQKNKTEKSQTLMDLKQAMNLDYYVEIELEESLLFDFVMNQPQTDLDLAIAKAREEREDLKKMQLIVKKVKNEKEIADNYYMPKLYLGGYAGRNGNNNAFQHDAYGLNFNLVFPFGSSSVLSNGNLGVQKDGTGIQTYPGFGNQTVGAGTNSYNSTTVKLFENLAQSRKVVEGEIQFAEALLNYKNMENQIGFEIKKTVDRLNQSWELIKIANSRVNLQWESIKVASAKHGSGHTKKEDLINSELELVKAQEELTEALAGFATTCYEYAHVTKDEVGLHKFLSYEKGKGNSIIANLTKGKQ
- a CDS encoding DUF1566 domain-containing protein, whose translation is MSSALVMRHVLLTICILLSIGCERKGTDWSILGLFVGNVNSSGIYRPVTNPFDPGDSVSLNGSLGGQTGSVVSVDGSNSTLGISTSGSNFPDIFFIFGSDGVPNSVDVNGDGVPDYYLCYRANGSYELMTAINCGGNSVKVIPGQGYDTNGDGIADNSILASVSSDSIPPASTISPSPSTYGSALSVTIACSDNVAPGNIVYTLNGNTPSLFPVEGTVSNPSRRSFLLGSGGDGTYTVKFKCRDLAGLEESIQTVNYIINHSVPDVTISSPNTYYISTKSNAISSSTFTWSSNQSGNYTIRKNASNCSSGTIVENGSVLAGVNKTFSVNANTLNLGSNSFYVCLVAAYTGFKSISITRDDTSPSTSASPGGGSYGANQNVSLSCTENSASQCLIAYSINAADPVIDVSNGTVTSGTAYSSSISIPTDTAVALKFIASDGAGNLSTLQTANYYINTSVANVTTNSFSPASLSVNSSANQSVTWVSDQDGIYSIKKGLNCTSGTSVGGTNSAGTVTAGNSVTSTILNSYLSDGANTIWICVANAVIEPQYGSTSFSVTKDSVLPTVSSVTPANLSTNYSPSTARISIQFSKSMNTSYSATATGSTYSNPCYPAPTSPTLSLYVYDGANWDCLDFKAKFTWTDSNNLQIDLSWIQFPENSKLTWTLSKSSVQDISGNPLAVDVQKTFSTGLGTQFFSPLKTGQTSCWDSNGNLNPCVSTYQDGLTQYGATRSYSINYNSGYIADAITVDSTTGLTWRTCPEGYKSSLDGSNNTSCVEIASSEVTTELSSCYGTDSNNSNKPLCSWAFYDFQNSNSLNHISAVNACSYLNSLHSNAGFAGITNWRLPNQKELETLVSYGSSSGFPSIVSSAFPNSLSDYFWSSTLRMSNQYYDWGVNFNYGSSDSFVRGNSYKVRCVSGSPSLSRSISSLGNGTVRDVSSGLVWQQCSAGLSSSSSACDTGSAVKYNWDNAMNYCANLTLASRSWRLPNITELNSLVDRSFSGAYAIDQSLFPNTKNSYYWTSTSYAPSPGNAWTVFFQNGNTTPFSAKTSVLGYVRCVATGP
- a CDS encoding DUF1566 domain-containing protein encodes the protein MFLLYRNFKNLFAGLFSGKGALRGFGFAPLLLLFVFYTNCGIDPGISRMALFNALRMFLGMPGPNNSSNPPSNPGIVLSPGQGVDLNGNGGSTNGVVVDPSGNGSTQGISITGNGVPQLIIINDADGNPYAVDTNGNGTIDYYLCAHADGSITLSTGLNCSGNQVTIYPGLGYDENGDGVIDNPILAQIAGDAMAPISSITPSPGIYGGAQKVVITCSDNLAPGNIVYTLDNSSPDFSPNGTVVNPPKTSFTVGGFGEGTYTVKFRCRDLAGNLEGEQSATYTVNFNLPNVSMTTSPANNYLSGQTGAISSLTYEWTSNQAGNFSIRRGGTGCGDGSILSSGTVSANITNSLTINASSLSIGSNTIYVCVTAGFTGQTSFSVVRDDTPPIVTPSPGAGNYGKTQSITLGCADLASTDCAGVVYTLDNSSPVVSGITGTITNGISYSSGIPLNNGDNFTVKYVGRDKAGNLSSITSAAYSVNTSTATVSVTSTTPALVYNNLIIDNSSSPQVSWSATGNKAGYSLFLKKSNACTVCLANDTNNCPENYYKDTSGVFYSTAGDCFCSNGTSLIGANTNASGSFSVSDPATVPVISSVDPLNFSLGKNTLLICVNNAAAGYGPQYGSSELIVWKDLQDPQSSTISPAVNAQAVNPNPSKLQISFSEPMSNNVVPILTVEYFNGSTWVAVDITGAWSYSWDTASHNVLTVLFNWVNFPENAYLRWTISQSSLQDLNGNFVQGNDPSGDLRGVFLTTTSKAAAISAAIAAGTSLNYPILKTAQTTCYNVSGNAVYSSCSGVNTTVGSGGTSVPTKGQDAYFGYGTTLNLSSTPFALSSSYPSDVVIKDFVYSLVWKAGIQGKFSFANAWSACSSLNTMNPDGSGAFKGYAGLTNWRLPTINELEYLISYTYSGLNSTQFPDSDSSTMEFWSSTFFAPNLSSGWYATFANGSIYFDAVGSTPRKVRCVSGN